The segment TCGCGACCGACGTCGTGGACGGCCAGCTCAAGATGAAGCGTGGCACGACCCTTACCGAAGAAAGCATCGACCGCATCATTGACTGGTGCAAGGCTCACGTGAACGACATGCCGAAGCACGATGTTCTCGGCGGTACGGTGAAGGGCCACGGCGGCCATCCCGGCGCTCCGGGTGCAACTGCCAAGCCGCAGGTTGCCGACTACGCTCCGCCTTCTCCGGTTTTGAATGTGAAGGCCGAAGCCGACGAGAACGGCGCCACCCTCACATGGAAGGGCGCTCCCGAATTCACGAAGATCGTGGTGGAAAAGAAGAACGGTTCCAAGTGGGAAGCTGTTGGCGAGCCCGGCGTGAAGGACAAGGCGTTTGTGGACGCTGCCGGCAAGGTCGGCGACGTGTACCGCATGATTGCCACTTCGGGCGAACGCACGGCCAAGCCCTCTAACGAGGCTGTGACCACCCAGAAGCCGGCTCCGGTCGAGGAGGCTAAGTAATTATGGCTGAATGTGTAAAAGTTTGTACGCAAAACTTTGGCAAGGGCGCCCAGGACATCGAAGTCTACAAGAAGCTGGGCGGCTACGCGAATATTTCTGAACGCCTGTTCAACATGAGCCAGTTCGAACTCATCGACTACGTGCAGCGCTCTAACCTGCGTGGCCGTGGTGGTGCAGGCTTCCCGACCGGCATGAAGTGGAGCTTTGTGCCCCGCAATTCCGGCAAGCCCGTGTACATCGTGGTGAACGCCGACGAAGGCGAAGGCGGTACGTTCAAGGACCACTTCCTGATGATGGAAGATCCTCACCGCCTCATCGAAGGCCTGATTATCGCGGCTTGGGCACTCGGTTCCCGTGCGGCTTACATCTACTGCCGTGGCGAATTCCTGCCCTGCATCGAGAGCATCAACAAGGCGCTGAACCAGGCATACGCTGCCGGTTACCTCGGCGAAAATATCATGGGCACCAAGTTCTGCTTCGATATCTTCGTGCATCGCGGTGCTGGTGCCTACATTTGCGGTGAAGAAACTGCTCTTATCAACTCGCTCGAAGGCCAGAAGGGTCAGCCCCGCCTGAAGCCGCCTTTCCCGGCGGTGAGTGGCGCCTGGAAGTCCCCGACCTGCGTGAACAACGTGGAGACCATCATGGCCCTCCCGTGGATCCTGCAGCACGACCCGAGTGAATATGCCAAGATGGGTACGCCCCGTGCCGGTGGTACGAAGGTGTTCTGCATCTCGGGCGACGTGAAGAATCCGGGCGTGTACGAGGCTCCTCTCGGAACCCCGATGATGACGATGATTAACGAGTATGCCGGCGGCGTCGTGGGCGGAAAGCTCAAGGCCGTGCTGCCGGGCGGTTCCTCTTGCGCACCTTTGACAGCCGAAGAAGCCGCTGTCGCGACGATGGATTACGAATGCCTTGCCTCGATGAAGACGATGTTCGGTTCGGGCGCCATGATTGTGATTAACGATACGCACAACATGGTGGACCTGCTGAACTGCCTCGGCAACTTCTACAGCCACGAAAGTTGCGGCCAGTGCACTCCGTGCCGCGAAGGTACGGGCCTGTTGCACCGCATGCTGAACCTGATTGTCGATGGCAAGGGCCACGACGGCGACGTGGAACTGATGCAGAGCCTCTGCGGCGGTTTCGGCGGCGTGACGATTTGCCCGCTGTCTATTTCGCTTGGCGGTCCGGTGTCCAGCTACACCGCAAAGTTCCGTGCGGACTTTGATGAGTATATCGCAAAGAATCCCGACCACGCCAAGCCGCGTGTTCAAGAAACCTACCGTCCTGGAATTTTCTGGTAATAATATGAGTAACTACTACAACATGCCGAAACTCCCGACCGAGAACAGCCCGAAGGTGGAAATCTTCGTGGACGACAAGCCGGTCATGGTTCCTGGCGATACGAACCTCCTCGAGGCCCTCAAGGCTGTCGGGATTGAAACTCCCCACGTATGTTACCATCCTTACCTCCCGGTATCGGGTAACTGCCGCCAGTGCCTGGTGGAACAGGAAGGCCCGCGCGGCCGCATGCTGGTGATTGCCTGCTACACGCCTGTCGCCCCGGGTATGAAGATTTATACGCCGGCTTCCAGCGCCCGCGTCAAAAACGCCCGCAAGGCCACCCAGGAATTCATGCTGGTGAACCACCCGCTCGATTGCCCCATCTGCGACAAGGCCGGTGAATGCACCCTGCAAGAGAACTACATGGAAGCGGGCCAGAACGAATCCCGCATGCGCCCCGAATACGGCAAGAACTACCACGGCAATCCGGAACATCAGTTCATTGATGCGAAGGGACAGGTTCGTGGCGGTAAGCACGTAGACTTAGGCCCCCGTGTTTTGCTCGACGAAGAACGCTGCGTGCAGTGCGACCGTTGCGTGCGCTTTATGCGTAGCATCGCCGGTTCCGAACAGCTGCAGCTCGCTGGCCGTGCCGACCATACTTACATTACTACGTTCCCGGGCGAAAAGCTCGACCACGAATACGACCTGTGCGTGACGGATGTGTGCCCGGTGGGCGCCATGACAGCGAAGTACTTCCGTTTCCAGAAGCGCGTTTGGCTGCTTTCCCACACGCCGACGATTTCGATGGACGATTCCCTCGGTGCGAACATCTGGCTCGACCATGCCGACGGCCACATCTACCGCGTGATGCCGCGTTGCAACCCGGTGGTGAACCGCAGCTGGCTTTCTAACACGAGCCGCCTCGCGTTCCAGAACTTTGACAAGAACCGCATTCCGGCGATGGACGTGCACAAGGTTACCTTCGGTAACGGCAAGGTCGCTATCGTTGCTGGCGGTTCTTGCACCATCGAAGACCTCGCTGCAATCCGCGTGCTCAAGGAATCGCTCGGTGACCGCGCCGAAGTCTTTGGCGGCTCGCTCCTCAAGGTGGGTGAACCCGACGGTATCGCGAAGAGCGGTGACCCGGTGGCGAACCGCGCCGGCATGAAGCTCTTGGGTTTCGCCGACGTTTCTGAATTCATGAAGCGTACTGCGGAATTCGAAACGCTCGTGACCGTGAACGCGAACCTCTTCGGCGAGGACCCGGCAGCGGCCAAGGCCCTCGAGAAGGTGAACTGCCGTGTGGCACTCTCGGCATTCGATGACGATACGGTGAAGAACGCGACTATTTCCATCGGTGTTCGCCACTGGAGCGAAGTCCAGGGCACGATGGTGAACAGCCTGAATATTCTGCAGAAGTTGAACGCCTGCCCGGTATGCCCCGACGAAAAGCTCTGGGCTCCGTACGAGGTTATTTCGCACATGGCCGGAGCCAAGTTCGAGACCGCTGCTGACGCCTTCAAGAAGGCGGGCGAGTATGCGCCGGTCCTTGCCGGCCTCAGCTACGATGCAATCAAGAGTACAGGCAAGTTGCTCGAAGGAGGTAACGCCTAATGGATATTATTGAATCCAAAACCTGGGTGGAATGGCTGATTACCATCGCCAAGTTCGGGTTCTGCTTTGTTCCGGTTCTCTACATCCTGTTGCTCATCCCGATGGAACGTCGTGGTGCGGGCTTCATGCAGGACCGTCAGGGGCCGAACCGCTCCTACATCAAGATTCCGTTCTTTGGCAAGATCCGCTTGTTGGGCTATGTGCAGAACATGTGCGACGGCACCAAGCTGTTCTTCAAGGAAATGTTTGCCCCTGCTGGCGTGAACAAGGTGCTCTACTACGTGGCACCGGCTATCCCGTTTGCCATCGTGTTCCTTAGCCCCTGCGTCATTCCGTGGTTCGGCCCGATGGTGTTCGAATGGGGCGACAAGACCGTCCGCATTGCAGGTTCCATCATTGATTCCGATGTGGGCGTGCTCCTGTTGTTCGGTTTCAGCTCGCTTTCTGCCTACGGTGCCGTGCTTGCGGGTTGGGCTTCCAAGTCCAAGTACAGCTTCCTCGGTGCGCTGCGTACGAGTTCCATGACCATCAGTTACGAAGTGTGCCTCGGCCTTTCGATGATGGGCATCTTGCTCCTTGCGGGTTCCTTCAACCTGACCGATATCGTGAACTGGCAGGAACACCATGTGTGGGGTATCGTTGCCCAGCCGGTGGCGTTCTTCTGCTTCCTTATCGCTAGCATCGCCGAAACCGGCCGCGCCCCGTTCGACGTCGCCGAAGGCGAACCTGAACTCGTTGCTGGTTACCATACCGAATATGGCGCCATGCAGTTCGGTTTGTTCTACATGGGTGAATACTCCCACATCTGCATCAACAGCTTCCTGATTGCGACTCTCTTCCTTGGCGGTTACGCCGTCCCGTTCGTGACGACCGAGACGATGCAGGCCCACATGGGCGGTTCGCTCGCCATCCTCTGCGGTGTGCTCGTGTTCCTGGCGCTTGCGTTCCTCCACATGATTTACCGCTATTCCAAGAAGCTCGCTGCGACCAAGCTGACGAACCGCTTCGAAGTCCTCCAGGAATACAAGCTCTACAAGATTGTCGCCTGGGCTGCTGTCGCCGTGCTCGTAATTCTCGGTGTGGCTGCCTGGTTCTTCTATAATCCGGCCAACATGGTCGTGAACGGTGTTGCCGTGGGTAGCCTCGCTACTGCAATCGGTACAGCGCTCATCCACCTGCTCGTGCTTGTCGCGAAGAGCGTGCTCTTCTGCTGGGTGTGGATTTGGGTCCGCTGGACTCTCCCGCGCTTCCGCTATGACCACGTGATGCACCTGGGCTGGAAGATTATCTTGAACATCGCCCTCATCAACCTCGTGGTGACTGCCGTCATCGCAAAACTCGTAGGGGGTAACTAATGCGCGTTATTAAACAGAGGCCCATGAACTGGGTCGAACGCCTCTACATTTTTGAAGCCCTTCGTGGCTTGTTCACTACGTTGAAGCATGCTGCTCGCGGCTTGTTCCGTTACGAGACTCTCCCGACGATTTCGTACCCGGAAGGCCAGCCGGAAGTCCGCAATACCTACCGTGCAAAGCACCGCCTGATGTTGCGCCCCGATGGCACTCCGCGTTGTGTTGCCTGCGGTATGTGTGCTGCGGCTTGCCCTGCGCACTGCATCTTCATTGAAGCCACTGCGAGCGATGACCCGCGTATCGAAAAGAAGGTCAAGCGCTTCGATATCGACCACTTGACTTGCGTGTTCTGCGGCCTGTGTGCGGAAGCCTGCCCGGTGGATGCACTGCGCATGGATACGAAGGAAATCGTGTTCGAACACCGCACCCGCGACGAGTTCGTGGCGACGCTTGAAACTCTTACCGCCTGGGATCCGAAGGATTACCCCGACGACGCGCAGAGCCAGGTGGCTCCGGGCGGGACCAAGAATGCCGAGGCCCTCAAGGTCTGGGGAATGGAGGTTAAGTAATGCTTGCCCTGATTTATTT is part of the Fibrobacter sp. UWR2 genome and harbors:
- the nuoF gene encoding NADH-quinone oxidoreductase subunit NuoF; translation: MAECVKVCTQNFGKGAQDIEVYKKLGGYANISERLFNMSQFELIDYVQRSNLRGRGGAGFPTGMKWSFVPRNSGKPVYIVVNADEGEGGTFKDHFLMMEDPHRLIEGLIIAAWALGSRAAYIYCRGEFLPCIESINKALNQAYAAGYLGENIMGTKFCFDIFVHRGAGAYICGEETALINSLEGQKGQPRLKPPFPAVSGAWKSPTCVNNVETIMALPWILQHDPSEYAKMGTPRAGGTKVFCISGDVKNPGVYEAPLGTPMMTMINEYAGGVVGGKLKAVLPGGSSCAPLTAEEAAVATMDYECLASMKTMFGSGAMIVINDTHNMVDLLNCLGNFYSHESCGQCTPCREGTGLLHRMLNLIVDGKGHDGDVELMQSLCGGFGGVTICPLSISLGGPVSSYTAKFRADFDEYIAKNPDHAKPRVQETYRPGIFW
- a CDS encoding 2Fe-2S iron-sulfur cluster-binding protein, producing MSNYYNMPKLPTENSPKVEIFVDDKPVMVPGDTNLLEALKAVGIETPHVCYHPYLPVSGNCRQCLVEQEGPRGRMLVIACYTPVAPGMKIYTPASSARVKNARKATQEFMLVNHPLDCPICDKAGECTLQENYMEAGQNESRMRPEYGKNYHGNPEHQFIDAKGQVRGGKHVDLGPRVLLDEERCVQCDRCVRFMRSIAGSEQLQLAGRADHTYITTFPGEKLDHEYDLCVTDVCPVGAMTAKYFRFQKRVWLLSHTPTISMDDSLGANIWLDHADGHIYRVMPRCNPVVNRSWLSNTSRLAFQNFDKNRIPAMDVHKVTFGNGKVAIVAGGSCTIEDLAAIRVLKESLGDRAEVFGGSLLKVGEPDGIAKSGDPVANRAGMKLLGFADVSEFMKRTAEFETLVTVNANLFGEDPAAAKALEKVNCRVALSAFDDDTVKNATISIGVRHWSEVQGTMVNSLNILQKLNACPVCPDEKLWAPYEVISHMAGAKFETAADAFKKAGEYAPVLAGLSYDAIKSTGKLLEGGNA
- a CDS encoding complex I subunit 1 family protein; the protein is MDIIESKTWVEWLITIAKFGFCFVPVLYILLLIPMERRGAGFMQDRQGPNRSYIKIPFFGKIRLLGYVQNMCDGTKLFFKEMFAPAGVNKVLYYVAPAIPFAIVFLSPCVIPWFGPMVFEWGDKTVRIAGSIIDSDVGVLLLFGFSSLSAYGAVLAGWASKSKYSFLGALRTSSMTISYEVCLGLSMMGILLLAGSFNLTDIVNWQEHHVWGIVAQPVAFFCFLIASIAETGRAPFDVAEGEPELVAGYHTEYGAMQFGLFYMGEYSHICINSFLIATLFLGGYAVPFVTTETMQAHMGGSLAILCGVLVFLALAFLHMIYRYSKKLAATKLTNRFEVLQEYKLYKIVAWAAVAVLVILGVAAWFFYNPANMVVNGVAVGSLATAIGTALIHLLVLVAKSVLFCWVWIWVRWTLPRFRYDHVMHLGWKIILNIALINLVVTAVIAKLVGGN
- a CDS encoding NADH-quinone oxidoreductase subunit I, which produces MRVIKQRPMNWVERLYIFEALRGLFTTLKHAARGLFRYETLPTISYPEGQPEVRNTYRAKHRLMLRPDGTPRCVACGMCAAACPAHCIFIEATASDDPRIEKKVKRFDIDHLTCVFCGLCAEACPVDALRMDTKEIVFEHRTRDEFVATLETLTAWDPKDYPDDAQSQVAPGGTKNAEALKVWGMEVK